Sequence from the Caretta caretta isolate rCarCar2 chromosome 8, rCarCar1.hap1, whole genome shotgun sequence genome:
CCCTGCACAGAACACCCAGGGCTCGGTCAGATCAACACCCAGAAatttcccctggctgcaggaagctctgcactgcagagaggggggtctgggtgggggTTCCGGGTGTGGGGTGGTGAGGCTCAGTTGGAGCAGGcggtccagatgcatgggggttgggtggacaGGGAGAGCAGCTCCCTATCCAATGATCCGCTCCCCCCATCcgtgcacctggaaccccccactgaggccccccccaccgaACTTCCACCCTGCTGAGCCTGACCCCCTGCATGAGGAGCCCCCCACACGCAAACCTGCACCCAATTGGCCCCAACCAGCTACATCctgaccctccaccccacccagcccTATTCCGCCAGACACCCACACTGAGccctaaccaccttcacctggactccaCTACAGAGCCCCATTTGCCTTGCACTCAGAACCCTGCactgagcctctgtgcatccagattcacCCCCACcgagctgcccacacccagattgcacCACACAGAATGCTGGTACTCTTGAGGGAAGTCTgatccaaaaaataaaattttttaaaattctgcaaagttctgcatagtttgtttgtcaaaataacacagaaacacaataataatataatcacaccattttcaattatttgctgactaatattttgaaataaattaccaaaataattgaaaatggtgtaaTTATaatgtgttattttgacaaatgaattttgcagaatttttatttttttggtgcagaatttttaatttttttggtgcagcatTCCCTCAGAGTATTCTAGTGTCTAAAAATCTAAAGTTACAGCTAAATTAAATTTGTATTTAAACTCCAATTTGGGTTTGTTTGTGATTTAcattatataaatgtaaaattaaagaTAAATTTTCATTGTAGCAAATTCTAGAAGAAGAAGATTTCAAAGGAGAAGATTTCAATCTTTTTCAAGTAGCAGGCCAGAAGTGCTTAGAAGAAGGTTATGCAGCAGAAGTATTAGAAGTAattcaaaatgagaaaaataaggTAAGGTTAAATCTGCATCTGTGTGTATTTTAGCGGTATACTTTAAACACATAGGTAAATAGGTTAAATTTTGCATATTCCAGCTGTTTATACATTGTTTGAGAGTTTTATTCTTAGTATCTCTGTAAGATACAAATACCGTATAGTACGCACAAGGATGTACAATTTCAGGGCACTGTACCAGCTATACACTGAGAGACATGTACAGTTTGTATAGACCCAGATTCATCTTTCTGTGAAACTGTTTTGGCAATGATTACTGGACCTGAAACAAACATAGCCAACCACAAGAGGTCACCTCAGAGTAGGGCAATCCTTTCATGTCATACAGGCATGCTAGTGGCTCCTACATGTGACCACTCCAGGCTGTCCGCATAGGAAGCAGGGGCTTCCTCGTACTGAGTAATTCTTGACTCCTAGATCAGCCCCTTAGAGCTGTTGTTAGCTGGAGCATCTTAGAGCAGCCATCAGGCTGCATTGCCTTATGTTGGGGATCCAGGTTGCTGCACAACTGGTCCAGGACAGAAAGAGTTGAAGAAGTGGCTTAAAGCCAACTTTGTATATTTCCTCCTGAGCAGTGTACTGTTTAGCTGTAAACAAGGATATGAGGCACAGTGTCCTTAACAAATCCTTTCATTAATAGTTCATTAATTAAGATaaacagaagagaagagaaaaggaggacttgtggcaccttagagactaacaaatttatttgagcataagcttttgtgagctacagctcacttcattggatgcattcagtggaaaatacagtgattttaagagagattttaaggcaaattttaaaaagggaaagtgaTAGTGACTCTTTGTTGGGGCAGAGAGAATTCCAGATAGATGGACTAAAATTGGCCAAGAGTCTAAGAAGAAAGCGAGCAGACAGGAAGTAACAGAATGAAAGTTCAGAGACGTATATGGCCAGTTTGGGAAACTGGGAGAACCTACTTATATGGGATACAGAGATAGATAGGAAGTCAGAAAAGGTGATGAGGGATGGAATAATATTGTCCCACTTCATGGAAAGATGGAAAGTAGTCTGGTTGCAGCCTCTGTACCCCATTAATTTTAGAGTAAGGATTTAAGACCTGAAAAGAACAGTTTACCTCCTTCCTCAAATACTgtgttctctctaatttttgCCTGGAATTTTGCTACTACCATCCAATAAAAGAGTTAGAACACTGCCTATCCCTATTTGAAAGGCACGTTCACATACACACCTGGAAATGCATAAGTTTATATTGACATAGGAGAAAAACCATTCCATGTATATTTTGGAGAATGCTCTTCAGAATTTTCATCCATTCTGCCAAATAGGGAAGGAGAGCATAACAGATGCCCAGAACAGAACACTGTAATGATAAACTTTGTATTCATATTAATGACTATGGTATGTTACAACCAGCATTgatcacagaattatagaaatgcAAGGTTGGAGGGGtcctcgagaggtcacctaggTCAGCCTCCAGCATGGAGTTAGGACAAATATaccttgaccatccctgacaggtgtttgcctaacttTGTCTTAAGAATCTTCAATTACAAGGATTCCACAACGTCCTTTGGAACTCTCTTTATAGTTTAGAacgtttttcctagtatccaatctaaatctcccttactgcagattaatcTGATTACCGGTACGTCttatcctatcttcagtggacatggagaacaattgctcTCTGTTCTCTGTATAATAGCCCTTAACTATTGTCAGGTCTCCCCTCAGTTTTTTTTCTCAAACCTAAATACGGTCAGTTTTTTTAACTTATCCTCATAGATTagattttctaaatctttgatcatttatttctctcccctttggactctctccactttgtccacatttttcttaaagtgtggtgcccagaactggacacggtacacctgctgaggtctcaccagtgccaagcatagcaggacaattaccttctgtgtcttacatTCGACCCTCCTGTTAATACATGCCACAGTGTTGTTAGCCTTTTTTGTAACTGCCTCATATTGTTGATTCATATGCAATTTGTGGTCCACTATCACGCCCAGATTCTTTGCAGTAATACTACCAcccagccagttattccccattggTAGTTGTCCATCTGATTTTTTCATTCCTAAGTATAATACttggcacttgtctttactgaacttcatcttgttgattttagaccaattctccaatttgtaaaggtcattttgaattctaatcctgtcctccaaagtgcttgtaacgccatccagcttggtattgtctgcagatTGTATAAGCAtgctttccactccattatccaagtaattaatgaaaacattcaatAATACATCCTCCcattttgacagtgaaccattgcaCAATGAACACttttgagtatggtttttcaaaCAGTTATGCTCCCatcttataataatttcatctagaccacatttccctagttgcTTATGAGTAAGGTTAAGATTTAGTTATgggtattttttagtaaaagtcatggacaggtcacaggcaataaagaaaaattcctgGCCCCGTGACCTGTTTATGACTTGTACTacatacccctgactaaatctttggAGTTCTGGTGTGCTCCGGGGGCACAGCTGCTCCTCTGGAGGGGGAGGCTCCGGGGCACCCGCTGGTGCtatggggggaggctccggggcACCCGCtggtgctgtggggggaggctctggggcacccaccactgctgctggcagggggaTGGCCCATCCACCGCCACTGCTGGCAAGGGCAGCCTGGGACCATTGCTGTCGGTGTGGGGGAGGAAgcggtgcagctggccctggggtgggCCAGTGCAGTTGGccctggggctgcctgagctgctcagggagCCCTGGGGTCAGTCACACCTGCcggctgcagaagtcatggaggtcccgtgacttccatgacagactTGCAACCTtacttatgagactgtcatgtgggaatGTGTCATAAGCTgaactaaaatcaagatatgtcacATCTACGCCTTTTCCCCATCCATTAttccagtaaccctgtcaaagaaggaaattaggttgatttggcacgatttgttcttgaccgatccatgttggctattacttattagTTTATTgacctctaggtgcttacaaattaattgtttaataatttgttctaggATTTTACCAAGTATCGAAATTAAGCAGACTGGTTTATAATtcttgggtcctctttgttcccttttttaaagataaataccATGTTTGCCCTTCCCTAGTTGTCTGAGACCTCACCCGTCCTTCATGAGTtctcgaagataattgctaattgctgagattgcttcagctagttccttaagtaccctaggatcgttttcatcaggtcctgccaacttgaatacatttaaCATATCTAAAaattgtttaacctgttctttccctattctgacttgtgttcctttccccttattaatattaattgtattaagCATCCGGACACAGTTGACTTTTTTAATGAAGACTgcggtactctgaaacctgaagtaaactaggcattaaacacctcagccttcttgatgtcatccatcATTCATCTGTTTGTCATCCATAATCTATTGACTCTTTTTGACGTATATATGTATTCATTTAGGATTGTATTTTAAATCCACTAAATTTTGGCCTGTTTTCTCTGTAAATCTGATTTACAGGTTATTGTCAAGAGTATGGGCTGGAATCTTATTTGTCCTCTTGTTAGATCCATTTTGAGTTATAAGCAGGAAGATGAGAAGAGAGAACATTGTCTGAAAATACTAGATCAGTTGGTGCAGGTATGTTGTTGAACCATGTAGTCTTAATAAAGGCGAATCTCATATAATTATTATACAATTACAGTACTTTATTCAAGTCTCTTAATGTTACAGTGTTTGTTCTGTAAATCTTTACTTTAACCAGAAAACTTCCTTGAATTGAATAATGGATTTTCCATCCTGGACTGGATGTTGTTTAATGATATTAAAGTCCTGATATTTGTTGTCTCTTGTTGAACCCTTGACAGCAATATAAATGTGGAAGAGCATAGGCAGACAAGTGATATATAAGATTTTGTAAAAATGtatcattttgaatttaattcAAGCAGTAGAGTACATGCTGAACTTTTTCTTTTACCTCTACCAGTTAAAGTGGTCTCATACCAAAGTAGAATTAAATGTTATTTGGCCATAGCAATCTAAATATCCTTACATGTGACTTCATTCTAAATGCATGTTTTAAAGCAGAAGTTTTCAAACTGTAGGGCGTTCCCCCTTAGAGGGGTGGAAAGGAATGTTTAGAGGAGCTCGGGCGTGCTCCACGCCGGGGGGTTCAGAGAGGGAGCACTGCCTCCATCCCCTGACTCCCCTCAGCAGGCCACCAAGTCAATGTCAACACGTTCATGCCCAGCACTGGCTCCACTCCCAGAGACCAAGGCACACTTCTTCCCACATCCTGAAACCccgaggagggaggagcaggtaTTGCAGGGGCACATccaaaaattgtaactcagaGAGGGAACTCAGctcaaaaatgttgaaaactactattttaaagaaagcatgagctttttttggtttttaggttttggttttttgtaacAATAATGTCCTGGATGTTTTGCATCTTCTGTCCTTGTCATGCGAAAATTGTGTTACAGTTTTGGAAGTACATTTATTATTGTAAAGGTACTTAATGTATTACTTTAGAGATAAACAACAGTACAGTGGCTTGATCCTTTCTTGCAGCTGTGTAATCCAAAGGAACTTTTATTGGGTTTACTTGAGCAGATTGAGCAGACCTCTGGGGAACAGATATCCCAAACTATTCTGCTCTTGCTTCAACCTCTGCAGACAGGTAATGAGCACTTTCCTATCTGATTGTACACTTAAACAAAATAGCTTTCCTACTCCATTTTAGTGCATTCATTTAGTTGCtgttgaaaaagatttggaaCATTTCTAATCTGATTGTTTTATTAGTTGTATTTAAAGTAGTGCTCTAGAACACCTAGTGTTCTGGGGGAGCACGTGAAATATAATTTCAGTACTTATTGAGACCTGTTATAAGAGTGCCTGAGGACACAATTAATGGTTTAAATGCAGAATATTTCAAATGGGCATCTGCTGAAACGCAATACTCAACCATTGCTTGTACTACAAATATTTTACTTTCTGTGGGTTGCCCTCCTCCTCCTGAAACAGTCATCTGTATCTATGCCTTTTATTCACTTGCCCTTTATAGGTATTGAAAGTTAACCAATTCCTGCATATCAGTGAAAGTCACAAACTGCatatttgcttaaaaaaatacCTGTGAGCTTGGAGGACAGAATGTAACACCTCTCACCACTGAAAACACTAGCTGTGAATGCAGTTTTTCTAGTGGTATAAAGCATTGCATTTTAGCCTGCACAATATATCTGATCTGAAAATCGCATCaatctaatattttttttattcactAGTTCTTTTCATTTCAGTTCTGATACGATATTAGTGGCTGCTGTCCTGAGACCCACTAGAGCTTAAAATCAATGTTTCTTTCAAAGGAATGTCCCCTGTAGACACGGCATATACCAAGAGAAGGAGTTTTTGTGCTGGTATGCGAATACTGCCTCCCTGAATGGCGTTAACTATGCCAACAGAACTACTCTTCTGGAGGTCTACGCTGGAGATTTTGTCAGCATAGCTTTCTCACTAGcatgtggttttttcacacccctgcccaatatagctatactggcataagttttaagtgtagaccaagcctaaccTTAGTGGTTCACAAGATACAGGCTGCTAAAATTATGTTGGAATTTAAGGGGAATGTTTTGGTAATTAGAACAATGTCTTCTGTTAAGAGTCTGTGGACTAGCTTCTCAGCTGCACCCCGTGTCACTAAGTGCAGCTGAGATGAGGGAGGAGTCTGTAAAGGAGCTAATTGCGGCACACTGATTTTGGGGCCAGTGCTACACTGATCAGAACAGTCCTGATGTGGTGCAAAAGGGCCAGATTTCAGCAGACATTTGGTATAGTCTCTTGTTTTGCCAAGATTAGAAACACTTTGGTGGTACAGATGTTTTCAGGGCCAGGAAGGGTTTGCCCCTTTGGGCCAGTGATATAAGAGAGAAATTTTCAGTATTTATGTCCTCTTTACAGAGTCAGGATTTGTTGTATATTAAAATGCATGGGATGCTGTTGTGATATTTCTTTGCAATACTCAAGCCTATGGTGCTGGTAGTTATAACATCCCAAAACTAACAGGTGTAGAATCCTGGTGTCTCTGCACTTGTTCATAGTATTGcaggtttgattttatttttttttgaaccAAAGGCTGTTCAATACAGTCACCTAACTCAACACAGATCTTATTCTTTGCTTTTTCTCAAACCCTGAATCTGCTACAGCAGGCAAAAGCTTTTGTGTTATAAATGAGAGAAATTAAGATGTTCCACCTCTGTAACATCACTTGTGGGGAGAAATAGTAGATAACTAGATGTTTAACaacactttttctttttatttcagttcTATTGAAACTTCATAGCAAGAAGTCATACTCAGTGGGTTTATCTTTGTCTACCATTTTAAATCaactctctctcctgcctgtACCTTACACAAAAGAACAAATACAAGAAGATAAACTTGGCCTCTGCCAGTGTTGCAATGCAGTAGTAGATTTTGCTAAACCTTTTGTGGATGAAGTTGTTAAAAATATGGAAGGCTCAACAGAAAATGATGACAAGGAGCTCAAAGAAGAATTGCTAAAATTGTGAGTAGCTTACTTCTGCTTAAAATGCATGTGTAATGAAACAAAATGAGCAATCAAAATTTCTTGCACCAGCAGTGAATATACTGTTGATGTTTTATAGTTTATCaaataaactgtttttaatgtgtttttaaaaaaacaaacccttccaTATTTGCGAACTATGAGAGGAAGGGCAACGCTCATTCCCCTCCTGGCTGGCAGGTGGTAGAAAAGTACTTGTATAAGGGGTGGGAAGCCCAGCCAATGGCCCCTACTCCTTCCTTGCATTTACACCAGGATGAGGGACATCCCTCTTTGGAGGCATCAGGATCCAAGCTGTGCCCCCAGCCATGAGAGTATAGGGACGAAAAACAGGAAGCGGAGCCAGTCCCTGAGATTGGAAACTCCCCCTTCAATCCACCATGAGCAGCAGCAGGGGTAAGGGGTATAACAGTTTCAGACCCCCTGGAGACAATGTCATTATATTCTGTATTGGTGGTTTTGGTAGTGGTTTTTGTTAAAAGGTTCTAATTATAATCATCTTCTTTTGTTTCAGTTGTTTGAAAAGCTTGAAATACCCCTTATTAATAGCACAGCTTGATCAGCtgcatgaagatattgaagaagaTCCCTTAAGGCATTTTGCAGCTGAAATTCTAGTAAGTGCAGTTAAAACGAATTATATTGACTTACAAAATCAGTCACTACAATTCAGTATTCACTATAATCAGTTGGCTTCCTGATTTGGTTAGTAAGATGGTTTATGAGATTCTGTAGGGTAGTGCTGATGAAGGTACAGACTTGGAATAATATCAGATCCCTATGGTCAACAAAACTTGGCTTTGAAAGTAAAAAATCTGTGAATGTTATGCAATAAATGACTAGCAtttaatggaccaaattcagcccacATGGTACATCTCTTTGGGCTGCTGCTCTCTGAATGATCAGCAGcctcctctcttctgcagctggccccatccCCATAGATGTACTAATCTATCTGGGCTTCTAAAAGGAGACAATGAGGTGAGGTCCCTACGTGACCAAAACTAATGCAATTCTGTGTTCGGCTTTTTAAAAGAACCGAGTTTGTCCTTCTACTTACTATAGCCCTTTCCTTTTTATAATAATTGATGTCATTGGGTAGAGCTGCACTTTAAAAATCTAAGAGTATCATATGTTGGATAAAGTTAAGAGTATTTTCTATTCAGGACACCCACTTAAGCACAAACCTAACGTTAAACATGTGCTTCAGTCCCTGACTTCAGTTGTTCTTAAACGCATGCATAAGTGATATCTTGAATTGGGGTGTATAAACtagagccctgcagtgggacCAGGATCCCAGGGTTTCCGCAGAACCCTCTGCCATAATAGCGGGAGTGGATAGGAGTGGGTATTGCGGGGTCTGACAGGAGTGGGATTAAAAATAGTCCCGCACATGGCTCTAGTAATATTAACTGAAATTTCAGGAAGCTAATCTACAGGGTAAATAATTGCAGTGCCATCTTATTAGATCACACAACCCGTGTCTCCAACCCTGATTAGGAGAGATTGCTCTTTGTGTAGGTCCTAGATAACTGAGTCGTAATGGACTATTTCCTGTTAGCCCGTAAGGAAATTAATAACtgtgtcttcagagcagggtttgaatactATGTGGCAAATAATGTCTGGGATTGCACTTTGAacaatgaagagaaaacaaaatacagaatAGCTGGTCATTATGTGAGCatcatccattctgtgcactaaGTGAGGCAAAggtttgtggggggaaaaagaatttgtgatcatgtaattaaacactGTGTCATAGAGTATACACACAAGGtggccaaattaagattgcacaggcaatgtcaattcaggcatttcctaacctttgagtgcttgactttgccacctTAATAATTTCCTTAAATGTAGTTTTGATGTCTGTAACTATACACataattacaaaaaatattttcaggaatGATTGTACATATGGTAGGTAGAGATTTTActatataaaatttaaaatgtgaatCCTAATTTAAAACTTAATATCTGTATTTCCTTTTATAAAGCGGCTATATggaattgacttttttttttaaaataaacagggtATTTTATTGGATATAAGAGAATTGTTACCAACATTGTTTTTACaccatggaagcagaaatcagaactGGGATAATCAGGATTTTTTGGATGTAGATGGAAAGCATTCTGCAGATTCTTTGGCATGTCTGTCATATCTTGTGTATGTTCAGTACTTTGGTATTGATTGTTTTCCAATGGTCTTTAGGTAAGAGCTATTTTCCCTCCATTTATTAATAGTGGCTGATTTGTTGAGGTTCTTTAAAGACATTATCAGGAGCAGAAGAAAACCTTTTactattaggtttcagagtagcagccgtgttagtctgtattcgcaaagagaaaaggagtacttgtggcaccttagagactaacagatttatttgagcataaacttttgtgagctacagaatccaatgaagtgagctgtagctcttttAATATTAATCACTAATTATTGTGTAAGCCTTTGTGTTACATTAGCATTCATTTCAGGGCAACGGTCATGTAATAAACGGTATGTGTGCAGAGGTGTTTTCTcttttaggccccaattctgcagaAACTTATGTGTGTGCTTAATTTTAGACATAAGTAGTCTCACAGAAGGAGCCATGGACTATttatatgtttaaaattaagcatgtaagtgtttgcaggattggaacctTAGTGTGGTGATAAACAAGTGTGGGAGAGTTGAGGGGGGACATCCTGATTTTTAGCACACATCCATTTTGAAGGTATCCATTTAGCCtaaaattacttttaattttatgAAATAGTTACTATTCCTATATATAGTTCCACAGAGACTATTTATATATCAACATGTAGGCAGTGTGGTCTCTGcaattatatttataaataatttttctgttttaGTCCATCATATCTTCTACAGTGCAACATGACACATATTGAGGTCCTATTGAAAAGGTAAGATCATACAAAATTTGGAGTTTCAAATACTGGATTTGTTTCTTGTTTGTCTGGTTTAATTGTCCCACAGTTGCTTTCTGATCTGTAGTAGTAATTTATGAAATCAGACTTTGAATTTACGATTCAAATTGTGGGGGAAAACTCTTTTGAAACTGAGTGTTAATATGGTACGGCTCAGCACAAGATGATGCCCCTTCCCGCCAAAGAGTTGTAAAAAGTTGTCCCAAACACAATACTTCTATGTGATATGCTCTTACATTTTTCAGTATGTTTTACAGTATTCGTTTCACAACTGTGTTTTATTTATGGAAACCCAAACTAAGAACATTTTAAACATTCCAGTTTTCTGAATTTGAATATTTAGTAGTACTTCTGTAACTAAATTACACAGTTGAGAATGAAGTGAGGTTGCCATGGAAATATTTGACTCTAGCCTATGATAGTATGCTATCTTCATCTGTATCATGGCCTTCAATAAATAGAACACCAGACTTACTTAAGTGTTGTAGTCATTTGCCCCTTTATTGTCTACAAAGAATAAGTCCAAGTACTACTCTACAAGCATGAGTGTTTCATAGATTATCACCAATTAAGATGAACACTCCACTGTGCCTTGCTACAACTTGGCCTAAACTTTTCAGTCTCTTTAGATTAGGATTCACTCTCTTCTGGTCATGTTTGGAAAAAGTTTGCAGAGTTCTACAGTTGGGAAAGTaccattttcttccttttaataTCATGGCTTCTGAGGGACTTGAGCTCTTTCCTTTGAACGCTCATAAATATAGAATGGAAATATCAGCTCTTGATCTCAAAAGGAGTCAAATCTACAAACTCTTCTGTTTAGTGTAGTTAAATAATTCAGTTGACGGAATGATGACAGGAAGCAGAATAGGAACTGTTGGTAGCTGAGCTTGTTTTTAGATAGATCCTGTACTACTTAGTTAATTCTTAAAcatcaacaaaacatttttgaattCATACTTTGAAACTGGTGATTTTCTTAATTTCTTGTAGGACAGAAGAATCTGTGTTAACTAAAGGACTTGTaagttccttttttttaaatcaaatattgaATATTCTTTGTAATCTATGTTATGGTACAACCTTAATTTCCCTTGTCTGTAAAAGATGAGGATAATATTGCATACTATAATTTTAGAGTTATTGAGGCTTAATCAGATAAGCCCCAGTCTTGAAAGCACGTTGCATATGAATAAATCTTAAatacatgcataaatgtttgcaggattgcgGCCTTAGTTTGTGAAGTGGTTTGAGGACCTTGGATTAAAGTACTGTACAAGTGCAAAGTTACGTTgccttcaaaattattttttattgcttGTAGGACCTGCTTGGAAACTGTTTATTGAGAATGGGAGATAATAGCCTTCACCACCAGTATTTGGAATTCAAAGGCTTCATTACAGCACCTCAGGTATTAGGATGCAATGTAAACAAGTATTTTTACTTAAAATGCCATGTCATGTCTAGCTGTTCCCTAGGTGGGTTGAGAGAGAAGAATTTAGAGAATAAAAGGATTGCCTCACTCAAAAACTTAATTGATTTTGAAACCATCCAGTATCTTGCTATTAAGAATTGTTAACTGGAACAGGGAGCCTGCAATGGTTATCCACCTAGGAAGCAAAGTTTATCACCCCCTTTCTTTCACCACCAAACAGCATCCCTATATCCCATTGCCATCCAGTGGCAATCGTGGTGGGCAGGACAAGCCCCAGAGATTGGATTCAGGTGCAACATGTGACTGTCAtgtccctgtcccttcccccctcccctacaCACATTATGCAGCATGAAGAAGCAGGctggggaagagaaagggaaaagaagagtTAAGCAACAACTTTCACCCACCAAAGGGGGGAAAAACTGGGGGTATGAAACTGCTTCATCTGTTCTCCTCCCTCCATACTCGCAACAAAAGGGGACTCCTTTGCTCCTATCTTAGTAAAAGTCTCATCCCAGCTAGCAGGGTGAACATTGTGAATGCAAATATGCAGtgccatttttatatataaaatttcgATGATGAATTCAGATTTCTGCATCTTAATTTGCTATAAGTTTGTGAAGGATTGGAAACAAGACAGGTACCCTTGTGTCTGGAATTGTTTGATGCCTTCCTATATAGTGaagctttttaaacatttaacttgaagttttttaaaatttaaaaaacaattttatgcCAGAGGAGTGCAAGAAGGCCATTCCACCAGTTCGCTACCCtctaaataaaatatgtattCCCTTCAGTGTTAAGTCTTAAGTCTTCTCTCTTGTGAAACAATCTCAATTGTCACTCTCCTCATAAATAGGAACCTAAGTTCCATTGGTTGCATTTTTACCTACATcatattctacaaatacatgtTAAAATATAACTAAAATTATACCAGATTTAGTCTAATCCAAGTGAGAGCACACAATATTAGAGGTTATATTTGTGTTGATAGAAACTGTggcagggtcgggccagatggctacaagagagtgatagaaggcagatttattagccccaggttaagtaggtcccttttccctgggtaaggtaacagggaaggttccag
This genomic interval carries:
- the GLMN gene encoding glomulin, whose product is MSEEQSQDMMATEELQAIIQRCQILEEEDFKGEDFNLFQVAGQKCLEEGYAAEVLEVIQNEKNKVIVKSMGWNLICPLVRSILSYKQEDEKREHCLKILDQLVQLCNPKELLLGLLEQIEQTSGEQISQTILLLLQPLQTVLLKLHSKKSYSVGLSLSTILNQLSLLPVPYTKEQIQEDKLGLCQCCNAVVDFAKPFVDEVVKNMEGSTENDDKELKEELLKFCLKSLKYPLLIAQLDQLHEDIEEDPLRHFAAEILGILLDIRELLPTLFLHHGSRNQNWDNQDFLDVDGKHSADSLACLSYLVYVQYFGIDCFPMVFSPSYLLQCNMTHIEVLLKRTEESVLTKGLDLLGNCLLRMGDNSLHHQYLEFKGFITAPQDLVKVMTLCPIENLRKKSLKILQLYIDKFDAEGKYTLFRCLLKTSNHAGVEGYVIQNIKNQIDLSLKKANDSKWFTGPQLVSLLDLVLLLPEGAETDLLQNSDRIMASLNLLRYLVIKDNEYDNQTGIWTELNKIEQNFLKPLHTGLNMSKAHYEAEIKSKKANRRESHNSKAVCSVTVGGEKMPNMTTEMQLQVLHSALFTFDLIESVLARVEELIEVKIKTIT